The window ACTAGGTAAACTAAATACAAAAGGAAGGCTAGCCGGGATTAATATTATAAGTAGAGATGAATCTAAATGTATTCTGTGTAATGCAGATGAAGAGGTTGAGGATCACTTGTTTGTGCATTGTAAATTCATTTACAAGTTGTGGTGTTTAGCTTTAATGTTGGGGGGTGTGGTGTGGGTAAATCCGAGTAGTATTAGAGAGTTCTTTGAAGCTTGGTGTGTGTAAAAGGGTATGGCCATGGGTTTAGAAAATGGGTTAATCTTTTCTTTGCAATCATATGGGTGACATGGAAGATTAGAAATCGTAGAGTCTTTGAGCTGAAAGAAACGAAGGAAGAGGAGGCATGGGAGGAGATATTGAGTCATTGGAAGGAGTGGAAAAAGGTTCAAAGTAAGAGGTTTGTGTGTACAAAAAATCAAGTGAGTCCAACTCTTTCTCTTCATATACCACAATTGGCTCATAAACTACATTGGTGGTTATGTGTTGAATTTATTCCAGAAAAATAGAGATATGCAGTAGGCGGAATGTTCTTGGTACTACTAACAAGTTGCTGGCCATTGTAAGTGAATTAATATGTGTAGGTAACAGGATAATGGAAGTTGTCCATGGCGTTGAAGTCGTTGTACAAGTTGTTATTGAAGAATCACTAGGACAACCTGAGGAACTTATAATAAAAACTATAGAAGAAAATATCATCAAATGGCAAAGGGAGGATACTAGGAGTTGCTGGACACAAAACTTTGAAAGAAATAAGCTAAGGAATTTGCTGCAAGAAGTTAGAAACATCAAGTTTATATTGACAAAGGCCAAGGAATTTTCTTTGATTGAGAATTGGAGACAAATAGCAAAAGATAGTGATGAATTTTGTGTGATTTGGTATAACTAGTAATGGTGTGTTGTATATAATTAGTACCAAGGGACACTACGGAGATTAATGAAATGGTTGTGGTTTGAGTGAAGGAAAATGTCTCTTTAGGTGATTAAGTATAATATGTGTTAGGAGATAATCTTTTTGAAATTATGAGTTGTTTGTAATTTATCTGAACAATCCTCTCCTTTGAGTCGAGATTCCtaacaataattaaaagaaaaaaaagatataaggTATATCCAGAGACAAAAGAGAGGAAACAAGCAAGTTATAATTTAGATTGAGATTAGGATAACAAATTTTTAactttgtttatgtacatttatACCAATAGTACCAAGTGAATAAGTGGTTTTTTTTTCCCTTCTCCTTGGTTATGCAATTTGTCCCCTTTATTCCTCCTCAAATGTTTCTATCTTATTTATACAAAATTTCTTGTTGCTTTGTTATAGTTTATATGCTATGTTTTAAGTTCTATTAGCTTTAAGAAATTTCTTTGTTGAATTAAGATtggaaaaaaaatagataaataaaagttAGTACTTTAAACATTATAActgtttatcaaaattttaagtACTTGTTAGAAGCAAGTTGAATAAATCaaggaaaatattaaaaaaaccaAAAGGATGGTACACAACATATTCTGTGAAGAAAGGGATGTTAACAGTTTCAATATGCAAAGTTCGGCTTTCAGGATGAGCAGTTTTTACAACACCACCCAACCaccaaaagaagagaaaaaacttaaaaagaaaaagaaaacaaaaactaactacaTTAATTACATTATCACAAAAAACATTCACATATGAAAACAACACTTAATCACCAAGCAGGCAAAGTGGTTGCCTCATgctaagctccagtttgagtgcAGGAAATTGTTCCAAATTATGGGAAGCACTTAAAATTTTCTGCAAACGATCAGAATTCACAAACTGAAAATTAAAAGACTGTAACCACATAGGTAAATGCAAATATAGCACTTTTAAGTCAGGCAGTCAGCTACTATATTATATTAAAGGATAGGTGCCCTACCTTCCTGGTGTGAGTGACTCACTATGATTTATGCTACTAACCATTTTTGTTATTCTTATTTCCTTCTTTCCCAGCTATCTTATTGATAACATCAATTTTACTGTGTTTAAGCCGCAACTCTAGCATATCCCGAAAAACACGAATAACTCAAGAAATATGGTTTCATAAGAAACAAATATTTACCAGTGCTGCAAGGTGTGCATCTTGCAAAATATTTCCATCAGCTTCCAATCTAGCAATGGGAAACTCTGGAAGATGTCCAGATTGTTTCTTGCCAAGCAAGTCGCCAGGTCCGCGTAATATAAGATCCATATTGGCAAGATAAAAGCCATCCGATGACTGCTCCAATACTTTCAAGCGATTTAGGCTACTAGCAGCTGACGCTACTAGTATACATTTTGACTGTCTCGTACCACGTCCAACTCGTCCTCTGAGTTGGTGTAATTGAGCGATTCCAAACCTCTCAGAATTCATCACAACCATCATGGATGCATCTGGAACATCAACACCAATCTCAATAACTTGAGTTGCAAGAAGTATCTGCAGTTCTCCAGTTCTAAACTTTCGTAGTGTTTCTTCCTTTTCATCACTTTTCATTTTTCCATGTAATAAACCACAATTATATCCTTGAAATCGGCTTGATATAACTTCAAGATCAGCAGAAGCAGCACGAAGCTGAGGAAGTTGCTCAGAAAGTTCAATAATTGGATACACAAGATAAACTTTCCCTCCATCTTCCAACTCGTCAAGCATCATCTGTTGTAATCAAACCAATTATGCCTATGTTATATGAAATAAAAATGTATTTTACAACTAATTGAAAATAGGATACACTTGAGGGTGCATTGtgatataaatgacaagaaacaCTTCTGAAAAATAGTGGACCTGATCATAGTATATCATAGAGCTAATGAAGGGTTAAGATTTTAGGGACTTGGGAGAAAACCCTTATTCTATGACTTTATCTCATTTTTCTAGTGTGAGAATTCTGGAGACTATATAGGATACCTTAAATAGTCCAGAGTTGAAGGAATTTGTAGTTGAGAAGATGAAAAAATTGGGTAAAAAGAGAATTGGGATGTAATTAACCTGCCTAAAGCAGAGTCTTGTGTACTGCAATAGGTGTTTAATGAGACGTATGATTAAGATGGGACACTACAGTGATATAAAGCATATTTGATAGCAAATGGAGTTAAGCTAAACTTAATGGGATCCATCGTCAGAAAATTTTGCACCAATAGCAAAGCTCAATAGTTAGAGTGAACAAAAAAGAAAGATCTGATTTCATATTGTGTGGAAGAACTTGTTTTCATCTATGAAGTAGACACCGGTACCTTATCAGATAAAGGTCTATTAAAGCTTCGTCATCTAGATTTCATTCCATAAATTATAAAACTAAGGTAAAAAACggcaaaaacaaattaaataacataagatgtgaaaagtgtgtgtaggagagagagagagagagagagagagagagagagagagagagagagagagtcttaTATAGAAAAGGACAGTCACCTTGTACACATCTTCAAATCCCTTCTCATTTCCTTCAATGGTATGCGTTTCAACAGGAATTCGTCCTGGCGGTAAGTCGGTTATCTATGATAAAAGAAGGAAAGATATTAAAGTTTGCAACAAAAAGTAATTTTACACAAAAACTAAGACAACATATCATTTTTCTAGAGGCCCCTTTCTCGATTTTATATCACTTCCATTGGGTAATAAAATTGTGGATGAATTCAAGGGAATACCAAAAATATACAACATCAACACGGATAAGGTAAGAGTAAAAGTAAGACCTGATTCACAAATCTTTTAGCCCCATACTCAGCATCACATGACACAAACACAGTTTAGAAATAATAGCTTCCCAAAACAAATAGTAAAACGCAGAGTGACACCTTAATTGATCATTCAGACTTGAGTACAATTACAACCCCACAGTAGTTTCAAAACTGACAACAGAGATTAAAATCCGAAATCTACCCCAAATATAATAGCCAAGCCCATGAACTTCATAAGATTAAGATGAAATATAGAACTGGTACGAGGAAGTGATAAGGTGCAACAAAATGTTTGTGCGGGAGAGAGAATATGAGACAAACTGatgtttgaaaatttatttatgatGAGAACGTGAACTCTACTCCAAGAAATTAGAGTACACAATATATGATTAGTCCGCAATGAAATATGTTGCAAGTTTGCAATCGATTGTGACTAATCCAGATTAATTGCTAaactgtcactaacgttgcctgaTACCCTATGCCATGTGGAATAGCCGCATCACAGTAAATGGTATCTACTAACGCCATCTAACAGGAATAAATATTGTCTATAGATATTTCAAACAAATTCAAGAAAAGGGGTCGTTGTTCGGGATGATTGAGAGAATACCAATAACGGAGACAAAAAGTACCTGTGTCAGAGACATATCACCATATAAAGCAAGTGCAAGTGTCCTTGGGATAGGAGTAGCAGACATGGCAAGAACATGAGGAGCCATATAAACATCACTCTTTGAGGACCCATCTGTAACAGCTTCTTCCATGCTCGAAATTGAAGATACATATAACTGAGAGAAGGTTTGGAGACCACAACAATAACGTTAATCCATGAAGGTAAAAACTGTTGAATATAAAAATGATTTGTGTCTTTACCTAATAGCTTAATCCAATTAGAGAGAGTATTCAAGATAAGATAAATTGTTTTGTAGTTAACAACACCACCTCCTATTCTATTTGATTAAGGATAATATCCATACTAACTTGTAACGCACTCCTACTTAGTAAATTCTTAATGCTTCAAGGGGGTGGTTGTTATTTGTGAAAAGAACTACGGATAATATAACCATCATAAAATCCAGAATGGTGAGAATTGAACCACCTTACTATTAAACCTTCCTCTTTGAATCACGCCAAAGCGATGCTGCTCATCCACCACAGCAATACGTAAGGCTGAAAATTCCACTTTTTCTGCTATTAAACTGTGGGTTCCTATGACCATTGAGATTTCCCCATCCTGGATACCCTGCAACACCATAACTCAAGATATACTAATAAGAATTCAAAAACTTAGCAACAAGGTTTGGATCACAACATAagtaaattgaatttgaaaaagccAAAAAGAATCTAACCTTGCGAATCATCCGTGATTGTTTCAGTGGGGTTGAACCAGTGAGTAAAGCAACGGTTGGTTTGCAGTTCCCCTCATGAATGTTTTCTAACAAAGTAAGCATGTGTTCATAATGCTGGATTGCAAGCAACTCAGTTGGAACCATGAAAGCAGCCTAGTTATCAGACGAAAAGGCCAGATATTATCATGTATTAAATATTACAATTTTCTATAAATTATAAACAAAACAGGAAGAACCCTACAAGTAACAGAAAGCCAGCAACCAAAATTATGATACAGTGTAAATCTAACAAGTATGATGCAAAAGGACAAAGGTGACCTACCTGAAATCCAGAACCAATAACCTCCATACATGCTAGAAAAGCTACCACAGTTTTCCCACATCCAACATCACCCTGAAAATGTCAGAAGATATTAACAGATTGAATAATCTGTTCCGCAAATCAATAAAAAAGGCTTCTGTTtagaattaatataatatatgctGTTATTGCACCAAATGTTGGCAACACTACAGTTATTGATTCTCATTCACTTAGTAATGCTACCTTAGGTAATAATATATCATCTTAAGCAACATATACatgagaaagaagaaagggagctaTTAACAAGAGTGGAGCATGGAGAACAGATTTTGCAGCAAGGCTAGGCAAAGCTAGAAAGAAGAGAGAATTTTCTAATTTGGTTGGAACTTGGATGATGGGTGAGGCAATATTAGGAATGGGCAAGGCTCCTTTAATACATCTACATATCAGATTGTGGTCTTTACTTATTTTCTAGCACAAATTTGTTCACCTTTTCATTAGATATTGTAGTTATGTGACCAATGAATACATGCTTGGAGATTGAGGATGTTTCTTTCCTAAGCTATCTGAATCAACCTTTCTCATATTCCAGTATTCGAGAACCCCTAGCTTTGTACACCATCAGGAAAGGAATCTGATAGGAACTGAGATATAGAAGAATTAGGGATTTTATTGATGAACTAGGGATTGTGATTTCCCCTTATTGAAGTACACTGTTGGATCTAACCAACTCTAGAGAGAATTTCCCTCTCCTAAACTAACAAACTGAACAGATTTTTCTAACTGACCAGAAACTAACTAACCCCTAGTATTTATAGGCAGCAGCTAGGCCTAGCCTTACTGCTCCTAAACCTGCTAAACTAGCTTAGAAGGAACAAACAAACCTGTTTCTACCATTACTCCCCCCTGGACAACCACCTTGTCCTCAAGGTGGATCTCCGGAAAATTGCTGGTTATGGAACCTGAGGCTGAGGAGGAGGGTTGGTTGGAGCACGAAGCCGTCCCGGATGCAGTGGGAGCAATTGGAGCTCCTTTCCGGAGATCCACCTTGAGGACAAGGTGGTTGTCCAGGGGGGAGTAATGGTAGAAACAGGTTTGTTTGTTTGTTCCTTCTAAGCTAGTTTAGCAGGTTTAGGAGCAGTACGGCTAGGCCTAGCTGCTGCCTATAAATACTAGGGGTTAGTTTATTTCTAGTAAGTTAGAAAAATCTGTTTAGTTTGTTAGTTTAGGAGAGGGAAATTCTCTCTAGAGTTGGTTAGATCCAAGAATGTACGTCAATAAGGGGATTGTGATTCACAATCCCTAGTTCATCAATAAAATCCCTAATTCTGCTATATCTCAGTTCCTATCAGAATCCACTTAATCTATGATAATTCTTGTACACCACTACACACACTCCTACAACTTGATCAATGTAACTGTTGTCGAATTATGTGATattacaatattttaaaaaagaaaacaccATTCATAGTCTAACATGTACTTATTTTTCAAAAAGAATGTTACATTTCAAATCGGGACAATGAACTATCAACTTAAAATCAACAGTTGGTTTGAGGGGATTCAGTGTAGGTGAAAATATTGAAAGGAGAAAATATGTCAAGACAATGAACCTCCTAAAACATAATAGGCCACTCCAAGTACAGAAAGTAAATATTTTCCTAACTAGAGagataaaacaaaaataactaGCCAATCAGAACATATCAACACAAATGGAATAGAAACTAGGGAACTATGCATAATTACACTGCTCTGCCGTCCTAAATCAGTTTTATGCCAGCTTGAAAAGAGGAAAGGTACTTAAAATGTGTTAATAGGACAGGAAGCAAATGAAAAATGAAACAGTTATAAGGGGATATAATATTGTTCAAATACAAAAGCAAGCTAATCAAAATCACAACCTGAAGTAGCCGATTCATGGGAACTGGCCTTTTTAGATCCCAAATAATTTCTGAAATAGCATGTAATTGACTAGATGTAAGAGAATAAGGAAGGGCTTCCAAAAATTTCTTCGTGAGATCAGACCATTCCTCTGTACACACAGCATTACTTTCTGGTCTTCTATATTTATCTAGCAAACCATCCTTCTCTATTTGTGTACCAAGACCTTCCAGCATTTGGAACAAGCGTCCTAACTGACAAAAGACAATAAGTTAAAgccaaaaaaaggaaaataacatATACAGCAAGCAATTTAATATAACAAGAAATCAAAATAGAGAGCAAAAACTATCTGGCAAAGAGCAAAGAAGCAGAGCTGGTTAATTATGGGATTTCAAGCATGGAAAAGATGTATAGCCATACGTGTGGACATGCCATGCTACACACCCACCAAGAATAACAGTAACTTACAAGTGACCGCAATAATTATTTAGATATTATTTCTTGTAAGTAGAAAACAACCAGGGGTAAAATGTAACCAAAACAAGAGAATACTTCTAGAACTATCCACTAATAATACTGGAAATAAAGTTAAACATATAATTATATTCCTCACCTGCAGgtaaaaaaattcatcaaatataAGTCTCTTGCGGGCCAAATCAGCTTCATTTATATCTTTCGGTTTGTGGATTGCAAAATATGCCTACATTGTTAACATTAATAAATTTCAAATAAACCAAAATATGAAGAACAGATGTGATCATAATAAATCAGAAAGCAGAAACTAATTACCAgttgttatttttcaaataaagaaaCCATAGAACATATGGACACTCCTTTCCAAACCTAAACCAGCACAAGACGacataaaatacagaaaatagagAGAACTGTAAACCCTATTATCAAAACTACATAAAATCCGTACAAGAATACATAAACCATATTTTCAACCTTAGTTGGAATACACAGGTTCAGCACATGCTTTTCTCTCTCCCAACATCACGTTTCATCTTTCTCTATACTTATTTTCCTATATGATAATTTTTTATCCATAAAAGAACAATAACACAATTTATCAGAAGGCATTGCTGAATATAAATCAAATCCCTAGAGGTGCCTAAAGTCAGATTTCCGTATGGCAGCAAAGCAAACTcaaaataatacattttaatTGAATAAAGAATTCAAATGCTTACATCATGAAGACTTAACAGTCCAAATTGCTTTGTTATGTCTTCAGGAATTGGATCAATATTGCTAGGTAAGGCTTGTAAAGCTctgta is drawn from Arachis hypogaea cultivar Tifrunner chromosome 12, arahy.Tifrunner.gnm2.J5K5, whole genome shotgun sequence and contains these coding sequences:
- the LOC112727693 gene encoding ATP-dependent DNA helicase homolog RECG1, chloroplastic/mitochondrial; its protein translation is MRSLMVFQGKEGCLAFLNRRMRCSSFLSLKFSKICYRQKHKLAQRKSPQIDQHGIKSSSKFHNKVFAIMDYNLPNLTGNGSGIKKSEMNKNDALDDIDISLICKRFPSITLGSASPVDLYDGTTLYSEKAGIISPEDLEEYFADSSEGRWVQNTVPEAWPSLYFNDSSVSASELSKEDSHTCHSMSPTYEEKLDHQVMEEDSQNKVGQQSQSNLTPRELFLDKSLNYLPGLSKRHYRQLDDCGFHTLRKLLQHFPRSYANLQNAHAKIDDGQYLIFVGKVLSSRGVRANCSFSFLEVIVGCQVAENESVSEHVTSNAIGGQEKTIYLHLKKFFRGTRFTFKPFLKSLEEKYQVGDIACVSGKVRTMRAKDHYEMREYNIDVLGDGNDFSFCVKERPYPIYPSKGRLKPTLLRDIIARALQALPSNIDPIPEDITKQFGLLSLHDAYFAIHKPKDINEADLARKRLIFDEFFYLQLGRLFQMLEGLGTQIEKDGLLDKYRRPESNAVCTEEWSDLTKKFLEALPYSLTSSQLHAISEIIWDLKRPVPMNRLLQGDVGCGKTVVAFLACMEVIGSGFQAAFMVPTELLAIQHYEHMLTLLENIHEGNCKPTVALLTGSTPLKQSRMIRKGIQDGEISMVIGTHSLIAEKVEFSALRIAVVDEQHRFGVIQRGRFNSKLYVSSISSMEEAVTDGSSKSDVYMAPHVLAMSATPIPRTLALALYGDMSLTQITDLPPGRIPVETHTIEGNEKGFEDVYKMMLDELEDGGKVYLVYPIIELSEQLPQLRAASADLEVISSRFQGYNCGLLHGKMKSDEKEETLRKFRTGELQILLATQVIEIGVDVPDASMMVVMNSERFGIAQLHQLRGRVGRGTRQSKCILVASAASSLNRLKVLEQSSDGFYLANMDLILRGPGDLLGKKQSGHLPEFPIARLEADGNILQDAHLAALKILSASHNLEQFPALKLELSMRQPLCLLGD